Proteins found in one candidate division KSB1 bacterium genomic segment:
- a CDS encoding cyclic nucleotide-binding domain-containing protein — MYSIIEKVILLQDIDVFKDVRVEDLAHIATITEEVTFQPGTNLYEVNDSADSLYLVLDGKVRLHRNGQEISVSGPQEAFGTWALFDNQPRVATATALEETLVLKISREDFYDLLSDHVRIAEAMLRSLARSLRSLAERF, encoded by the coding sequence ATGTATTCAATAATTGAAAAAGTCATCCTCCTGCAGGACATCGACGTTTTTAAAGACGTTCGGGTCGAGGATCTGGCGCATATCGCTACCATTACGGAAGAAGTGACTTTTCAGCCGGGAACCAATCTTTACGAAGTCAACGACTCGGCGGACTCGTTATATCTTGTGTTAGATGGGAAAGTGCGCCTGCATCGCAATGGTCAAGAGATCAGCGTCAGCGGGCCGCAGGAAGCATTCGGAACCTGGGCACTGTTTGATAACCAGCCCCGTGTCGCAACCGCCACCGCTCTGGAAGAAACGCTGGTGCTAAAAATTTCACGGGAAGATTTTTATGATTTACTTTCGGATCATGTCAGGATTGCAGAAGCGATGCTGAGATCCCTGGCGCGTAGTTTACGATCCCTGGCAGAACGGTTTTAA
- a CDS encoding response regulator: MSDSSQNSVERVLILDDEEMVLTSLRSFLELETDYEIVTFTSATEALEYTKKNKINLVVSDYLMPEMDGISFLAKVKEIDPNATRIILTGYADKENAIKAINEVSLFQYIEKPWDNDNLKLVIRNGIDRQKILSELASKVVEIKKAYGDLENLHVDILKAFA; this comes from the coding sequence ATGTCTGATAGTTCACAAAACAGTGTGGAAAGGGTATTAATCCTTGACGACGAAGAGATGGTTTTGACAAGCCTGCGGTCCTTTTTAGAGCTCGAAACGGACTATGAAATTGTTACTTTTACTTCAGCTACTGAAGCTCTTGAATACACGAAGAAAAACAAAATCAACCTGGTGGTCTCAGACTACCTTATGCCGGAAATGGACGGCATAAGCTTTCTGGCGAAAGTGAAAGAAATCGACCCGAATGCAACGCGAATTATTTTAACCGGATATGCGGACAAAGAGAACGCCATTAAGGCAATCAACGAAGTCAGCCTGTTCCAATACATCGAAAAACCCTGGGATAACGATAATTTGAAACTCGTTATCCGAAACGGCATTGACAGGCAGAAAATCCTGAGTGAATTAGCATCAAAGGTCGTTGAAATCAAAAAAGCTTATGGCGATTTAGAAAACCTGCATGTGGATATTTTGAAAGCGTTTGCTTAG